The following proteins are encoded in a genomic region of Streptomyces sp. NBC_01723:
- a CDS encoding DNA polymerase III subunit delta' — translation MTVWDDLVGQAKVSEQLTTAARDADAFVTAAAAAGPLPEASSMTHAWLFTGPPGAGVTQTARAFAAALQCVSPDRALGGVPGCGFCDGCHTALLGTHADVSTVSAVGAEILVRDMRDTVRKSFTSPANGRWQIILVEDAERLNEKSANAVLKAVEEPAPRTVWMLCAPSIEDVLPTIRSRCRHLNLRTPSVDAVADMLVRREGIEPDLAAAAARATQGHVEHARRLATDPAARERRAAVLKMPLRVEDVGGALRAAQELVDAAAEDAKQLAEEIETKETEELKAALGAAQGGRLPRGTAGVIKDLEADQKRRRTRTQRNSLDLALTDLTAFYRDVLALQLGSRVAIANADAQDALDRLAHGSSPEATLRRIEAIAACGDALDRNVPPLLAVEAMTMALRAG, via the coding sequence ATGACCGTGTGGGACGACCTCGTCGGGCAGGCGAAGGTGAGCGAGCAGCTCACCACCGCTGCCCGGGACGCCGACGCCTTCGTCACCGCCGCCGCGGCGGCGGGCCCGCTGCCGGAGGCGTCGAGCATGACGCACGCCTGGCTGTTCACCGGCCCGCCCGGCGCGGGAGTCACACAGACGGCGCGGGCCTTCGCCGCCGCGCTCCAGTGCGTGAGCCCCGACCGCGCCCTCGGGGGCGTACCCGGCTGCGGCTTCTGCGACGGCTGCCACACGGCACTCCTCGGCACCCACGCGGACGTCAGCACGGTGAGCGCGGTGGGCGCAGAGATCCTGGTGCGGGACATGCGGGACACGGTCCGCAAGTCGTTCACCTCGCCGGCGAACGGCCGCTGGCAGATCATCCTCGTCGAGGACGCCGAGCGGCTGAACGAGAAGTCGGCCAACGCCGTCCTGAAGGCCGTCGAGGAGCCCGCCCCGCGGACCGTCTGGATGCTGTGCGCCCCGTCCATCGAGGACGTTCTGCCCACCATCCGCTCCCGCTGCCGCCACCTGAATCTGCGCACACCGTCGGTGGACGCCGTCGCCGACATGCTCGTACGCCGGGAGGGCATCGAACCGGACCTCGCCGCCGCGGCGGCCCGTGCCACCCAGGGCCACGTCGAGCACGCCCGGCGCCTGGCCACCGACCCGGCCGCCCGGGAGCGCCGCGCCGCCGTGCTGAAGATGCCGCTGCGGGTCGAGGACGTCGGCGGCGCGCTCCGGGCGGCCCAGGAACTGGTGGACGCGGCGGCGGAGGACGCCAAGCAGCTCGCCGAGGAGATCGAGACCAAGGAGACCGAGGAGCTGAAGGCGGCGCTGGGCGCGGCCCAGGGCGGCCGCCTGCCACGCGGCACGGCAGGCGTGATCAAGGATCTGGAGGCCGACCAGAAGCGCCGCAGAACGCGCACGCAACGCAACAGCCTCGACCTCGCCCTGACCGACCTCACCGCCTTCTACCGCGACGTCCTCGCCCTCCAGCTCGGCTCCCGCGTGGCGATCGCCAACGCCGACGCGCAGGACGCCCTGGACCGGCTGGCCCACGGCAGCTCACCCGAAGCGACCCTCCGCCGCATCGAGGCGATCGCCGCCTGCGGTGACGCCCTGGACCGCAATGTGCCGCCGCTGCTGGCGGTGGAGGCGATGACGATGGCGCTCAGAGCGGGCTGA
- a CDS encoding helix-turn-helix domain-containing protein, whose protein sequence is MTQRRSDPGSKKVDDEDDVPEWVDRVMATVAAEVRRRRKELGWSAQDLADKCEEIGHPIPRNVIANMESGRRSNLPLVDVIVLAEALNTPPICLVYPVGYVDDVQRLPLQHPTTSLDALRRFTGEETDLGTDDDMLRYFRAHHAAEEQLRKARRDEDHARYHAETAPNADRKAEALRSQARAAEAADDAASHLRRIRAFIREEGVTPPSLWPDVATAIDSSGSDPETTEENDL, encoded by the coding sequence ATGACACAGCGCCGTAGCGATCCTGGATCCAAGAAGGTCGACGACGAGGACGACGTCCCGGAGTGGGTGGATCGGGTAATGGCCACCGTGGCCGCCGAAGTCCGCAGACGACGGAAGGAACTGGGTTGGAGTGCACAGGACTTGGCCGACAAGTGCGAGGAGATCGGCCACCCGATCCCACGCAACGTCATCGCCAACATGGAGTCCGGACGCCGCTCCAACCTGCCCTTGGTCGACGTCATCGTCTTGGCCGAAGCCCTGAACACCCCGCCCATCTGCCTCGTCTACCCGGTCGGCTACGTCGACGACGTGCAGCGACTCCCGCTTCAGCACCCCACCACTTCGCTGGACGCGCTGCGCCGCTTCACCGGGGAGGAGACCGACCTCGGCACGGACGACGACATGCTCCGCTACTTCCGCGCCCACCACGCCGCCGAGGAGCAACTACGGAAGGCGCGCCGCGACGAGGACCACGCGCGCTACCACGCCGAGACCGCCCCGAACGCCGACCGTAAAGCCGAGGCCCTCCGCTCTCAGGCCCGTGCCGCCGAGGCGGCCGACGACGCCGCCAGCCACCTGCGCAGAATCCGCGCGTTCATCCGGGAAGAGGGCGTCACTCCCCCGTCCCTGTGGCCAGACGTGGCCACCGCGATCGACTCATCCGGGAGCGATCCCGAGACCACCGAGGAGAATGATCTTTGA
- a CDS encoding alpha/beta hydrolase → MHTRRTHRRTRIGGNRIRATFLAAALLATACSAGGASTSAGPAAEAAGATEAATASLAPLPKATPAELSPYYEQKLGWRDCGVPGFQCATMKAPLDYAKPAEGDVRLAVARKKATGPGKRLGSLLVNPGGPGGSAIGYLQQYAGIGYPEKVRAQYDMVAVDPRGVARSEPIECLDGREMDAYTRTDVTPDDQDETDELVDAYKEFAEGCGADAPKLLRHVSTVEAARDMDVLRAVLGDDKLTYVGASYGTLLGATYAGLFPDRAGRLVLDGAMDPSLPARRLNLEQTAGFETAFQSFAKDCVRRADCPLGDRDTTPGQVGKNLTAFFDDLDARPIPAGDADGRKLTESLATTGVIAAMYDEGAWQQLRKSLTSAMKENDGAGLLALSDSYYERESDGAYSNLMFANAAVNCLDLPAAFSSPDEVRDALPDFEKASPVFGEGLAWASLNCTYWPVQASGEPHRIEAAGATPIVVVGTTRDPATPYRWAEALADQLSSGRLLTYEGDGHTAYGRGSTCIDSAIDTYLLRGTAPEDGKRCS, encoded by the coding sequence ATGCACACAAGGCGCACTCACCGCAGGACCCGCATCGGCGGCAACCGGATCCGAGCCACGTTCCTCGCCGCCGCGCTGCTCGCCACCGCCTGCTCGGCGGGGGGCGCGTCGACGTCCGCCGGTCCGGCGGCGGAGGCGGCAGGGGCGACGGAGGCGGCGACGGCGTCCCTGGCCCCGCTGCCGAAGGCCACGCCCGCCGAGCTGTCGCCGTACTACGAGCAGAAGCTCGGCTGGCGCGACTGCGGTGTCCCCGGCTTCCAGTGCGCGACCATGAAGGCCCCGCTCGACTACGCGAAACCGGCCGAGGGCGACGTCCGCCTCGCGGTGGCCCGCAAGAAGGCCACCGGCCCCGGCAAGCGCCTCGGCTCCCTTCTGGTCAACCCGGGCGGACCGGGCGGCTCGGCCATCGGCTACCTCCAGCAGTACGCGGGCATCGGCTACCCGGAAAAGGTCCGCGCCCAGTACGACATGGTGGCGGTCGATCCGCGTGGCGTGGCCCGCAGCGAGCCCATCGAGTGCCTGGACGGCCGCGAGATGGACGCGTACACGCGGACCGACGTCACCCCGGACGACCAGGACGAGACGGACGAGCTGGTCGACGCGTACAAGGAGTTCGCCGAGGGCTGCGGGGCGGACGCGCCGAAGCTGCTGCGCCACGTCTCGACGGTCGAGGCCGCCCGCGACATGGACGTCCTGCGCGCGGTGCTGGGCGACGACAAGCTGACCTATGTCGGAGCCTCGTACGGCACGCTCCTCGGTGCGACGTACGCCGGACTCTTCCCGGACCGGGCCGGGCGCCTGGTCCTGGACGGCGCGATGGACCCGTCCCTGCCCGCCCGCCGGCTGAACCTGGAACAGACGGCGGGCTTCGAGACCGCCTTCCAGTCCTTCGCGAAGGACTGCGTGCGCCGTGCCGACTGCCCCCTCGGCGACCGGGACACCACCCCCGGCCAGGTCGGCAAGAACCTCACGGCGTTCTTCGACGACCTGGACGCCAGGCCGATCCCCGCCGGCGACGCCGACGGCCGCAAGCTCACCGAGTCCCTGGCCACCACCGGCGTGATCGCGGCGATGTACGACGAGGGCGCCTGGCAGCAGCTGCGCAAGTCGCTGACCTCGGCGATGAAGGAGAACGACGGCGCCGGTCTGCTCGCCCTGTCCGACAGCTACTACGAGCGCGAGTCCGACGGCGCCTACAGCAACCTGATGTTCGCGAACGCCGCCGTGAACTGCCTCGACCTCCCCGCCGCCTTCTCCTCGCCCGACGAGGTCCGCGACGCCCTCCCCGACTTCGAGAAGGCGTCCCCCGTCTTTGGCGAGGGCCTGGCCTGGGCCTCCCTGAACTGCACGTACTGGCCGGTGCAGGCATCGGGCGAGCCGCACCGCATCGAGGCCGCCGGTGCCACCCCGATCGTCGTGGTCGGCACCACCCGCGACCCGGCCACCCCCTACCGCTGGGCCGAGGCCCTGGCCGACCAGCTCTCCTCCGGGCGCCTCCTCACCTACGAGGGAGACGGCCACACCGCGTACGGCCGCGGCAGCACCTGCATCGACTCCGCGATCGACACGTACCTGCTCCGCGGCACCGCCCCCGAGGACGGCAAGCGCTGCTCGTAG
- a CDS encoding tyrosine-type recombinase/integrase produces the protein MKGSTYRRCSCRDPKTGKELGTSCPKRNSRNHCTYSVRQELSPREDGSRRSFARGGYSSLKAAQADLDHVRALLGLAESDDPEGTELIAEMLAEVSRERSPLPEVEETRRRLHSGQDLIGSLTVAEWLDRWLAGKRIRKSGLNRYETDIRVHLKPHIGNRRLDRLRVSHLSEMFTDIRDANAQILEDNAQRRAALDELATIPWKGGENRARRKTMKIAIDEMPPFRRVTGPATRQHVKATLRAALNDAIGQQIITFNPAAHVEIDPVRKPKALVWTDERVAKWEQTGEKPSPVMVWTPQQTGAFLDFVAEDRLYAMWHLIAFRGLRRGEACGQPWSETNLDTHALTVSSQLVQDGWGVEASDPKTDSGYRVVALDDDTVDVLKRHRARQEADRQEWGTAWVETGNVFTQEDGSWLHPGKVTDLFERLVAASGLPPIRLHDLRHGAATLMLAADIDIKIVSDTLGHSDTRITRDIYQSVLPQVGRSAAEATAKLVPLQRKAEAEKAARKAAKKEKAKKAAAKNAGKAKGGKPKTKANAPGKGTKKPKRGKSQK, from the coding sequence TTGAAGGGCTCCACCTACCGCCGCTGCTCCTGTCGCGACCCGAAGACCGGCAAGGAACTCGGCACCTCCTGCCCCAAGCGCAACAGCAGGAACCACTGCACCTACTCCGTACGCCAGGAGCTCTCGCCCCGCGAGGACGGCAGTCGGCGCTCCTTCGCCCGAGGCGGGTACAGCAGCCTCAAGGCGGCCCAGGCCGACCTCGACCACGTGCGCGCCCTCCTCGGGCTGGCCGAATCGGACGACCCGGAGGGCACCGAACTCATCGCCGAGATGCTGGCCGAGGTCAGCCGCGAACGGTCGCCTCTGCCCGAGGTCGAGGAGACGAGGCGGCGTCTCCACTCCGGCCAGGACCTCATCGGCAGCTTGACCGTGGCCGAGTGGCTCGACCGGTGGCTGGCTGGCAAGCGCATACGCAAGTCCGGCCTCAACCGCTACGAGACCGACATCCGCGTGCACCTGAAGCCTCACATCGGGAACCGCCGCCTGGACCGGCTCCGCGTGAGCCACCTCAGCGAGATGTTCACCGACATCCGCGACGCGAACGCCCAGATCCTGGAGGACAACGCTCAACGGCGCGCCGCACTCGACGAGCTGGCGACCATACCGTGGAAGGGCGGGGAGAATCGCGCCCGCCGGAAGACGATGAAGATCGCGATCGATGAGATGCCGCCCTTCCGCCGCGTCACCGGCCCCGCCACGCGCCAGCACGTCAAGGCCACCCTCCGCGCGGCCCTGAACGACGCGATCGGGCAGCAGATCATCACCTTCAACCCCGCCGCCCACGTCGAGATCGATCCCGTGCGCAAGCCGAAGGCGCTCGTGTGGACGGACGAGCGGGTCGCCAAGTGGGAGCAGACGGGCGAGAAGCCGTCGCCGGTGATGGTCTGGACGCCGCAGCAGACAGGAGCGTTCCTCGACTTCGTCGCCGAAGACCGGCTGTACGCGATGTGGCACCTGATCGCCTTCCGTGGCCTTCGCCGTGGCGAGGCGTGCGGGCAGCCGTGGTCGGAGACGAACCTCGACACGCACGCCCTGACCGTCTCCTCCCAACTCGTGCAGGACGGCTGGGGGGTCGAGGCGTCCGATCCCAAGACGGACAGCGGGTATCGCGTGGTCGCCCTCGACGACGACACCGTGGACGTTCTGAAGCGGCACCGTGCGCGGCAGGAGGCCGACCGCCAGGAGTGGGGCACCGCCTGGGTCGAGACGGGGAACGTCTTCACCCAGGAGGACGGGTCCTGGCTCCACCCGGGCAAGGTGACCGATCTCTTCGAGCGTCTCGTCGCCGCATCCGGACTTCCGCCGATCCGTCTGCACGACCTCCGCCACGGCGCCGCCACCCTGATGCTCGCCGCTGACATCGACATCAAGATCGTGTCGGACACCCTCGGTCACAGTGATACCCGGATCACTCGGGACATCTACCAGAGCGTCCTGCCCCAGGTCGGCAGGAGCGCCGCCGAGGCGACCGCGAAGCTGGTCCCCCTTCAGCGCAAGGCCGAGGCCGAGAAGGCGGCACGGAAGGCCGCGAAGAAGGAGAAGGCCAAGAAGGCTGCGGCCAAGAACGCCGGCAAGGCGAAGGGCGGCAAGCCGAAGACCAAGGCGAACGCCCCAGGCAAGGGCACCAAGAAGCCCAAGCGCGGCAAGTCCCAGAAGTAG